One uncultured Fretibacterium sp. DNA segment encodes these proteins:
- a CDS encoding ComEC/Rec2 family competence protein, giving the protein MTILERAPFLAILAGLITAMGLEEEAGPVLLPALALLTAAGVLLCSFRREERGQWPLFALVLLLTLLASVRIVSVLYRPLPAPMSIRTEGIVTSVRPWGRTYAVVLDTPQGRFLLRLPFATVTEGMRLSAEGISRPLRRAVGTGFDEERFWRGYGVTAWLTASKLEPTPRQPWNPHRLRYEVFRLLTIHTPALTGAYLRAAWTGYRDASLNEAHRAWGTSHLLAVSGFHVGGVVLAASLLLRRGHLRIPLLSLLLWAYILLTGAAPSSLRAGAMIQVALLAELLGRPRSSVNSVAVAAVSLLLFSPHLFWNVGWRLSVLAALLIAAVLEEGSLRGAAFWIVLSPSIWLISFPQTSYTFGSVPLAGLILNLLAPGFFSLAFSLTSAVALLHLAGLPLTPWLLDAAEGAFSLWALLANGLVSLVPWTVSWGPFTSWCGAGLLFLWLCRAMRLSWARTALVASMGSAAAFLIFL; this is encoded by the coding sequence CCGTTCTTCTTCCGGCCCTAGCGCTGCTCACGGCGGCAGGCGTGCTGTTGTGTTCCTTTCGGAGGGAGGAGCGGGGGCAGTGGCCCTTGTTCGCCCTCGTACTTCTTCTGACCCTGTTGGCCTCCGTCAGGATTGTCAGCGTGCTGTACCGCCCTCTCCCTGCGCCCATGAGTATCCGAACGGAGGGGATCGTGACCTCGGTCCGGCCTTGGGGGCGGACCTACGCGGTGGTCCTCGACACCCCGCAGGGGCGTTTCCTTCTCCGCCTTCCCTTCGCCACCGTGACCGAGGGGATGCGCCTCTCGGCGGAGGGGATCTCCCGTCCTCTGCGCCGTGCGGTAGGGACAGGCTTCGACGAGGAACGGTTCTGGAGGGGCTACGGCGTTACGGCATGGCTTACAGCCTCCAAGCTCGAACCCACGCCGAGACAACCCTGGAATCCTCACCGCCTTCGCTATGAGGTCTTCCGCCTCCTGACCATCCACACGCCCGCTCTGACGGGGGCCTATCTTCGCGCCGCCTGGACGGGTTATCGGGACGCATCCCTGAACGAGGCACATCGAGCGTGGGGAACCAGCCACCTTCTCGCCGTATCGGGCTTTCACGTGGGGGGCGTCGTGCTTGCCGCCTCACTGCTCCTGCGGCGAGGCCACTTGCGGATCCCCCTGCTTTCCCTGCTCCTGTGGGCCTACATCCTCCTGACCGGGGCCGCGCCAAGCTCCCTGCGCGCCGGCGCGATGATTCAGGTCGCCCTGTTGGCGGAGCTCCTCGGACGGCCGCGGAGCTCCGTAAACTCCGTTGCCGTTGCCGCCGTAAGCCTCCTCCTGTTCTCGCCCCATCTATTCTGGAACGTGGGCTGGCGCCTGTCCGTCCTGGCCGCTCTCCTTATCGCCGCGGTCCTCGAGGAGGGGAGCCTGCGGGGAGCGGCTTTCTGGATCGTGCTCAGCCCCTCCATCTGGCTCATCTCCTTCCCCCAGACCTCCTATACCTTCGGGAGCGTCCCCTTGGCGGGGCTGATTTTGAACCTCCTTGCGCCCGGCTTCTTTTCGCTCGCGTTCTCCCTGACCTCGGCCGTGGCCCTTCTGCATCTGGCTGGTTTGCCCCTGACTCCGTGGCTGCTGGATGCGGCGGAGGGGGCCTTTTCCCTTTGGGCGCTGCTGGCGAATGGGCTTGTCTCCCTCGTTCCCTGGACGGTTTCATGGGGGCCCTTCACGTCGTGGTGCGGGGCGGGGCTCCTGTTCCTCTGGCTCTGCCGTGCGATGCGACTTTCCTGGGCACGAACCGCTCTCGTCGCCTCGATGGGCTCGGCCGCCGCCTTTTTGATTTTTCTTTGA
- a CDS encoding HepT-like ribonuclease domain-containing protein, whose amino-acid sequence MLKTDRALDQALLEDILEQCLWIMRYCELADAQSPGERNRIVNSGFNAGDIFDTLHFNAAVMNIQQIGELAKRLSPEFVLRTQDEIPWSDIRGMRNIIAHDYGKLSENTVREIELRDIPKLAAFCEKVLSAAKTQNDDIPEAESARNQARGQKDLGR is encoded by the coding sequence ATGCTGAAAACTGATCGGGCTCTCGATCAGGCTCTCTTGGAGGATATTCTGGAACAATGTCTCTGGATTATGAGATACTGTGAGCTCGCAGACGCTCAGTCGCCTGGCGAACGGAACAGAATTGTCAACTCAGGGTTCAATGCAGGCGACATCTTCGACACGCTGCATTTCAATGCTGCGGTGATGAATATACAACAGATTGGCGAGTTGGCGAAAAGGTTAAGCCCGGAGTTTGTCCTTCGTACGCAGGATGAGATCCCATGGTCTGATATTAGAGGAATGCGCAACATTATCGCCCATGACTATGGAAAATTATCGGAGAACACGGTTCGGGAAATTGAACTTAGGGATATACCGAAGTTGGCGGCATTTTGCGAGAAGGTGCTCAGCGCTGCAAAAACTCAAAATGACGATATCCCCGAAGCCGAATCCGCAAGAAATCAAGCAAGAGGGCAAAAAGACCTTGGAAGGTAA
- a CDS encoding nucleotidyltransferase domain-containing protein, with translation MPQSVTLESEREQLTKEHIAALIQPVAKKYGIKAIWLFGSRARGDHRPDSDVDLLIRLDGATVNGFAIGGIYNDLNTAIPDIDVDMIEESALEDKLKNLNRSHVNFKKNVIREKVLLYAEN, from the coding sequence ATGCCGCAGTCTGTGACGTTGGAATCTGAACGAGAGCAACTTACAAAAGAACATATCGCTGCATTGATTCAGCCTGTTGCCAAAAAGTATGGGATTAAGGCTATCTGGCTTTTCGGGTCACGAGCGCGTGGTGATCATCGACCTGATTCCGATGTCGACCTGTTGATTCGTTTAGACGGCGCGACAGTCAATGGGTTTGCTATTGGAGGTATATATAACGACTTAAATACGGCTATTCCAGATATTGATGTGGATATGATCGAGGAATCCGCTTTAGAGGACAAATTAAAAAATCTCAATCGGTCTCACGTTAACTTCAAAAAGAACGTTATACGTGAGAAGGTGTTGCTGTATGCTGAAAACTGA
- a CDS encoding DMT family transporter has translation MDHEFPRTSVDAPNVVSEPRRRSSVRMTSGIRMWLADTALLACAFLWGLGFVAMKSGLSVYSTWWLLFLRFGGGTLLMLFFFAPRIRRASGGDLLGGAVIGLFLFLGMGLQTLGLNYTAAGRQAFLTAGYVVLVPLLLWGLRRLFPGWLTLAAALVCFIGMGLLTSDLSGPMNLGDILTIISTFMFAGQIISIGHYAARGDPIVLTFVQFLVTAALSALAGLLSRAPFVWQGARGLLEVGFATFFATFACFLIQNCAQKFTLPSHAALLLGLESVFGLLGGILLLGEIFTIRMAVGCLLIFSSVLSVELAPLLRVSGVSSESRGCPSP, from the coding sequence ATGGACCACGAATTCCCCCGTACTTCCGTTGATGCTCCAAACGTCGTTTCCGAGCCCCGGCGCCGTTCCTCCGTCCGCATGACTTCCGGAATTCGGATGTGGCTTGCCGACACGGCCTTGTTGGCCTGCGCCTTTCTGTGGGGGCTCGGCTTCGTCGCCATGAAGTCCGGGCTCTCCGTCTACTCCACGTGGTGGCTGCTCTTCCTTCGATTCGGAGGCGGAACGCTCTTGATGCTGTTTTTCTTCGCCCCACGCATACGCAGAGCCTCCGGCGGGGACCTCCTCGGGGGCGCCGTCATCGGTCTGTTCCTCTTTCTGGGTATGGGGCTCCAGACCCTCGGCCTGAACTACACCGCGGCGGGCAGACAGGCATTCCTGACCGCGGGGTACGTGGTCCTCGTCCCCCTGCTCCTGTGGGGCCTGCGAAGGCTTTTCCCCGGCTGGCTCACCCTGGCGGCGGCCCTCGTCTGTTTCATCGGCATGGGGCTCCTGACGTCGGATCTCTCCGGGCCGATGAACCTCGGAGATATCCTGACCATCATCTCGACGTTCATGTTCGCGGGACAGATCATCTCCATCGGGCACTACGCCGCCCGTGGGGACCCCATCGTGCTCACCTTCGTACAGTTCCTTGTGACCGCCGCCCTGTCGGCGCTGGCGGGGCTCCTCTCCCGTGCCCCCTTCGTATGGCAGGGCGCCCGAGGGCTCCTCGAGGTCGGCTTCGCCACCTTTTTTGCGACGTTCGCCTGTTTCCTGATCCAGAACTGCGCGCAGAAGTTCACCCTGCCCAGCCATGCCGCCCTCCTGCTCGGGCTCGAGTCCGTGTTTGGACTGCTTGGCGGCATTCTCCTCTTGGGCGAGATCTTCACGATCAGGATGGCGGTCGGTTGTCTTCTGATCTTCTCCTCCGTTCTCTCCGTCGAGCTGGCGCCGCTTCTCCGTGTCTCCGGGGTTTCCAGTGAGTCCCGCGGATGCCCTTCCCCATAG
- a CDS encoding DUF4365 domain-containing protein → MAERIGIYAASRISALLPELIFREQRGGDTGLNAHLEIAETYPKMGKVVGLQIRFDEGGALERAARGYVCRGEMAHVAYWLQHSLPVLVMVYDAQRERIHWESVSPETIEISGQSWELLVPYDQVYGPDSVGVIVDLPCYSPYLARLALDRPWMEIIECGGGILLEMDEWINRPTAKGSLRLCVLQDNGEREAVFEWPFQTDADMPHIFRLPSLFPWAVIEVDEAFYREKNAALPDPSGALFPWAVEAGEIARFQLRLSLNDLGRSFLTTERFLRRGEFPEGNAGEKFGEDYRRGIKFQIYDARND, encoded by the coding sequence ATGGCCGAGCGCATCGGCATCTATGCGGCAAGTCGAATTTCCGCGCTGCTCCCCGAGTTGATCTTTCGAGAGCAGCGCGGAGGAGATACGGGCCTGAACGCCCATCTGGAGATCGCGGAGACGTATCCCAAAATGGGCAAGGTCGTCGGGCTTCAGATCCGATTCGACGAGGGCGGAGCCCTCGAACGCGCGGCCCGTGGTTACGTCTGTCGCGGGGAGATGGCTCATGTCGCCTATTGGCTCCAGCACTCCCTTCCCGTGCTTGTGATGGTCTACGACGCTCAACGTGAGCGGATTCATTGGGAGTCCGTCTCGCCGGAGACGATCGAGATATCGGGCCAGAGCTGGGAGCTTCTGGTGCCTTACGATCAGGTCTATGGGCCGGACTCCGTGGGGGTGATCGTCGATCTGCCATGTTACAGTCCCTACTTGGCGCGTCTCGCCCTGGACCGCCCCTGGATGGAGATTATCGAGTGCGGAGGCGGCATCCTTCTGGAGATGGACGAATGGATCAATCGACCCACGGCCAAGGGGAGCCTTCGGCTTTGCGTGCTGCAGGATAACGGAGAGCGGGAGGCCGTCTTTGAATGGCCCTTCCAGACCGATGCCGACATGCCCCATATCTTTCGTCTCCCCTCCCTTTTCCCGTGGGCCGTCATTGAGGTGGACGAGGCCTTTTACCGCGAGAAGAACGCGGCGCTGCCCGACCCGTCCGGGGCGTTGTTCCCCTGGGCCGTGGAGGCCGGGGAGATTGCCCGTTTCCAGCTCCGTCTCTCCCTGAACGACCTCGGACGCTCCTTCCTGACGACGGAGCGCTTCCTGAGGCGGGGAGAGTTCCCCGAGGGTAATGCGGGCGAAAAGTTTGGAGAGGATTACCGAAGGGGAATCAAGTTCCAGATCTATGATGCGAGAAATGATTGA